attcgtaATCGAATGTACCCGAAATCTTGTGAGATAGGTACATTTGAAACCGCGTATGTTAGAGATGAGCATCGAATACTCATCCAACGCTTCAGAATGCTCGCGAATGACACCAGATCAGCTAACCAAGCGTTAGCTCCGTTAGCCAAAACACTCACGGAACATCCAATCGCCAATAAAAGGTTAACATATCAAAACTAACCAATAGATAATAAAGAGAATACATAGGGAGGGGACTAAGAGAGGCATAATTAGGATGATTCGTTGTCAAAGCAGCAGAAGTTTCAGCGACTAGTTCATCGAGCTGACGGGTGGTAATACCCTTATCAAATTAGTATAAATGTTCGTGCAAGAAGGATAATGCTCATTTCCAACCAATTAATTATCGTCCAACCAATTAATTATCGTATTTAGTATTTATCAGATAATAGTTCATCCAAGAAATAGAATctcgtagaataaatttgtcttcttctgtaccgactcatggacaaaaATAATGTAGTAATCGTGCtgattagtatttttatgtaattaccaggtaaaattttaattagaaaatgcatttatttgatcgccaaaTAAATGCTAGGTTACTATGTATATACATTTGgcccccgagaaaatatttttgggtcCGCCACCACAAGAGGACGTCAATATTTGGCCATCAACGTGAGCATGTTTATTGGGTAATATTTACTTACTTTCAAGCTTTTCACATGCCAAGAAATAATCCTCCCGGTCTTCTAGTTGATCAATGTCCAAACTTGGTTCCAGACTTGCAGTTGGCTGGTTGTCAAGTGAATGAAATCAAATATCAAGCCATGTCAGTCAATTTTATATGTAACCAAAACCACCAAACATCAAATTTGGTTTCAAAGAGAAACATGGCTGCTTACGCCCCAGGCCCGACCTCCTATTCTATGGATTCCCCTTCTTAATCTCATTAAACGTGTCATTTAGCTTCTCACCTAAAACTAAACCGGTAAAGTTTGTATTTAGAAGTCTGAGACACCAAGAAATACACAATAATCAAATGGTAACGGCAACCTAATTGTTCATTacataataatcaaaataaacgCACTTTCGATTTCATGGACTCGTGgataggggtgagcataatatgggtttacccaaacccaaccctaacccaaaatattaatttgggttggttaatatgggttgggttgagtatgtgttgagtttaatttgggttaagttagggttacccaaattacccaaattatataaatttagtttaattctctattattaatccaatataaactaatcatcttccaactttaagtcgaacacgtttttgacatgtttaacatattttcatacgtttaacacgttttgcatacatctaacacgtttttaatatttttaacacgtttcacttataacatgtttttcacacgtttaacacgttttcacacgtttaacacgtttttaacacgtttaacacgtttttcatacgtttaacacgtttttcacacgttttcacattttgacacgttttcacatttttgacacgtttaacacgttttcacatttttgacacgtttaacatgtttttgacatgtttaacacattttcacactaataacacgtttttcacgtttttgtcacgttgaacacgtttttgacatgtttaatacgtttaacacgtttttgacaaggttaacactttttttacgtttttggcacgtttaacacgtttttaacatatataacacgttaacacgtttttgataagtttaacacgattttcacgtttttggcacgtttaacacgttttaaacatatttaacacgattttcacgtttttggcacgtttaacacgtttttaatatttttatcacgttttcacacttaaaacatgtttttcacacgtttaacacatttttacgtttttggcacgtttaacaagtttttgtcacgtttaacacgtttttgacatgtttaatacgtttaacgcgtttttgacaaatataacacgttaacacgtttttgataagtttaacacgattttcacgtttttggcacgtttaacacgtttttaacattttaacacgtttttgatatgtttaacatatttttcacacgtttaacacgtgtttcacacatttaatatgtttttcacgtttttggtatatTAAACACGtgtttgacatatttgacacgtttttgacatatttgacacgtttttcacacattaacacgtttttcacattttggtacattttatacgtttttgacatgtttaacatgtttttcacgtttttcacattcttaacacgtttaacatgtttgtaacatgtttaacacgtttttcacgtttttggcatgtttaacacgtttttgacattttaacacgttttacacatttaacatatttttgacatatttaacatatttttttgcacgttaacacgttttgataagttttaacacgtttttgtcacgtttaacacgttttggtatttttgacacgtttaatacgttttcacacgtttaatgtcaaacgtgtgaaaaacatattaaacgtgtcaaaaatgtgaaaaacatgtcaaacgtgtcaaaaacgttttaaacgtatcaaaatgtgccaaaaacgaggaaaacgtgttaaacgtgccaaaaacgtggaatatgtgtcaaaacgtgttaaacgtgccaaaaacgtgtgaaaacatgttaaacatgttacacacgtgttaaacgtgttaataatgtgaaaaacgtgaaaaacatgttaaacatgtcaaaacgtgttaaacgtgccaaaaacgtgaaaatgtgtcaaaatgtgttaaatgtgtcgtaatcatgaaaaatgtgtcaaacgtgttaaaaacgtgttaaacatgtcaaaacatgaaaatagtgtccaacgtgtcaaatgtgttaaacgtgttgaatgtgtgaaaaacgtattaaacatgtcgaaaacgtattaaacgtgtcgaaaacgtgaaaaatgtgtcaaaacgtgttaaacgtctcaaaacgtggaaaacgtgttcaacgtgtcaaaacgtgttaaacgtgccaaaaatgtgaaaaacgtgtgtaatgtgtcaataatgtgaaaaatgtattaaacgtgtcgaaaacgtgttaaacgtgtcaaaacgtgccaaaaccgtgtgaaacgtgtcaaaaatgtgaaaaatatgttaaacgtgtcaaaacgtgttatacgtattaaaacgtgttaaacgtgccaaaaaagtgtcaaaatgtgttaaacgtgtcaaaaacgtgaaaaaacgtgtcaaaaacgtgtcaaaaacgtgtcaaaaacgtgtcaaacgtgtcaaaaacgtgttaaacgtgttaaacatgccaaaaacatgaaaaacgtgtttaacgtgtcaaaaatgtgttaaacgggccaaaaacgtgttaaacgtgtcaaaaacgtgttaaacgtgtgaaaaacgtattaaaaatgtcaaaaacgtgaaaaacgtgttaaacgaataaaaatgtgttaaatgagtcaaatacatgttaaataaaaaaataaaaataaaataatttgggttacccaacccatactcaatctaacccatacccaacccccatattagtaaataatatgggttgaattatgggttgggtaaatttaatttgggttgaatatgggttgggtaatacgggttgtgtttacccgtttgctcactcCTACTCGTGGATAAAAGGTTTCTGCAACTTGAGACGTTCTTCTTCAAATCCCTAAACGCCCTAGGGAAGAGCAATATATAGACtagaaaaatgaatattgaTGCTTGTCATTGAAGAGAAATCAGGGGAGGTGACATAAACAATGTTGAAAAGAAACTTTATGGAGAAAGTATGTGTTAATCTCGTTAGACTATCCTCGATAACATTTACAGCCTTATAAAGTCGTTacagataataaatattagtaacGGCTTTATATGACCGTTTGGAATGGTAAGAGAAGACTATATATTGAAACACTCTCTCCATAGGTTATGATCGTCTTTAGAAGCCAATCATATATTTATCCGCGATTATGATGCAGGAGTAGTTATTCGACGGTTTCTAAAATTCAGTTAGAAACCGTCCGAGACTAACTCGTCACACGGGCCGTGAGTCACAGTCCGAAAGTATTCTTATGTGCGGTCATTTCAATGTATTATTTGTCACAAACTGTGAACTCTATCAAAAGTTCCAAATTTTCTCAAAACACCCTATTTTATTTGTCGGATTTTAGTCGAGAATAGCTAAGTAAGAAAACTATGTCACAATGTCTTACAATGTTTTTAAAGACCAAATTAGCTtaccttattttttttactttgaccattatttttctgaaaaaaaaatatttttatttatttattattattattattattatcattttactcatattattataatctttatctttatttattaagaattagtACGGAATATAATTAATTCGAAAATTGGTCGACGCAATTCTGTTTTcgagttaattatatatttttaattacgtGCAATCATCCcgtttataaatttttagaaaatatatttttatagacgtgaatttttaaaattataaatttgaaggGTGTAAAATTTGAGTGTCTACACCGACGATTTCAAAGATTATTGTAGATAGTTAGTAGGTCGGGGCAGaggcggagccaggatgaaaaattacctggggctgactccaacttgcatctcatATTTATCTTTCTATCCTCCGTTTTTTCCCATGTAATtgatacaataaattaataaattcaaacatataaaataaaagatgtataaacatttactttataaaattatgaaacaaaatagtacattcaaaacatttaaaacaCACATTATTGAAGTTGTGCCTTTCTAttcttcttaaaataaaattatttaattattgtatcaTTATCAATGTTTTCAGACAACTCTCGTTCAATATAGACGATCATAAAATCTGTTAAAAACTTTTCTTCCATCTTGTTACGAAGAGTTGTTTTCACGAGCTTCATAGCTGAAAATGCTCGTTCCGTTGTTGCTATAGAAACGGAAAAAGTTAAAACAAGACGAATCAACctgtcaattaaataaatatattagtataagtAAACAATATAGCTATATTTCATAGATTAtaacaaatgataaaattacATATCGATCAAATTGTAGGTTTTTGACTTATTTGTCTCAACTAATCTTCGACATAATTCAGAAATAGTTGATAAATTCTGAAATCTTTCATTGACGGGCATGTCAAGCTCATAGTGAGCATATTGTGTTCTCAAGTTGTGCAAATCTTGTGCATCAAAATCTAGATGATAGAATTTCTCAGCAAGTTGATAGATGTGATCAACATTAAGAAGTATAAAGTTGTCTTTAGTTAAGTCGATCTTGCAATGCGTAACATTAGTTCAACTTCCACTTCCTCCGGTAACAATCATCGATCATATGTGTTCGGAAGATTTGATGAATGTATTAAAcgtttaagaaaaaaaagaataattttgtgcatatttataaaaaaaactataatataatataatatattatattatataatataataatataacaataacCGGATGAGAAGTTTGATCATTCTTTAAAGAGATTTGTATTcactttgttttattttttttaaatttaattgggTGGAGCCCaccataataaaaaatattttaaccggATGAGAAGTTTGATCATTCTTTAAAGGGACTTTTATTcactttgttttatttatttttttaatttaattgggtAGAACCcaccataattaaaaaaatatattaagttaggtgggactggagcccaccctagcccatgggTGGCTCCGCCCTTGGGTCGGGgagttaattgtttttcttgaGTAACTAAGAGCTCGATAATATATTGGGTAACTTGaatgtataataatttttttttcatatcatattttgttattgtgtttaaacaattcttattatttttaatatacttaaaccatttaaaaaaataatttttttatttagttttaataaggttttttttttatcaaaattgttatttgtatacattttatatctttattggtatttaattatatagataacaaaaaaataaaataacaaattcttaattttatatatagataacacaAAAAAGATAAACTCTTATATGATAGCAGAAGGAAAACatatgattttatattaatgagatatatttaatacataTAAGACAATATAGGTTCACGGCACAAAGGGCAAGAATTGTTAATCTTCATCCAATTCTTAATACAACCATAGTGAAATTGATGTGGACAATGGTGCATCGAATTAATCTCATCTCCAACATTATAATTCTCCAAACAAATCGCGCACATATCTTTCTCCTCCCTGTCTGATGCCATTGATTTATTCTCATCCATGATCTCATCAATATCGTATTCTAAACGGGCGCAGAACGAGAAGTAACACATGATCGGACACTCTCGTAagatattattaatcttttcaCCTACTTTTTTCCTTCCATTTAACTGCACATCTGACTCTCGAAGCCATTCTTGAACATACATTGCAATCTCATGTCTTTGAATGTGCTCTAAATTTGTCCAAACTTCTGGGCCAATATCTTCCTCATCGATCATCAATTGGCCTTCTATTGAACGACTCCATTCTTCCTTAATAGTTATCATATGAAGAGAGATGCTATATGTAGGTAGTTCATTAATTTTGAAGGTGTCGTCGAACTTGATGGTGGCATGAATATGTTGAAAAGAACGCGCAAATAGTTCCatcataaaatttgatattacaAATTTAGAGTTGTTAAAAGTGTAGAGAGAAAGAAGAATTAAGGTTTATTTATAGGCTAATGATTGACTAATTATATTATGAAGTTTTTATGAAAAGGATTAGAAATaggaattaattatattatggaAGTTTTTATGGAAAGGATTAGAAATAGGAATTAGTTTCCTATTATTCAATATAATGCTCTTTTAATGATAAGTTAGATATTGGATATATATCCTAATTTTATGAGGGATGTCAACAAATCTtactgaaataatattttaatattaaaattcgtttatatataattaataactttgtttttataaatacaggttaatttatataagatgTAATTGGTGGATGAATATGAAATTAGCtggactttattttttttgtaatataagatcaatttgattagtttttttttataggtgatttatatattgttaaaatatacatttctttattatatattgacattctaatatatattatatatatctagttaaaatttaaagatattAATAACTTGAGTCATgcctaaatataaaaataattaaatttattttaaatttaaactatgattatgataaataaaacatattttattgtcaaagaaatatgaaatatatgGTTGAACACTGTTTTgaataatcttaatttaaaatttatttaaaataatacaccaaattaaaaaaaaataagtttaacgATTAAGAGGAaagattttgatatttaatatatatatttttttagctcATTACACACTGTAACtttcattaatatatagttaataagGGCTTGTCTGATATCAtcagattatttaaatagttttatttacataagttaataattaagactatataataaaatatttaaatttattgtccCCTAGTTCTTCTAAATTGTTtaccaaaatattataaacatataataagcgcataataattttatattattaatataaattatataataaattattatttttatattttatgatattattttttattacaaatatatatatatatatataaattatttaaaattcaatttttttttatctattacttaatcaaaattatttaaaatacatttaactcatttatttagagaaaattttggttaaataatttataagtaaacTATTTATATCTGATGcaatttccaaataattaattcaaatccaaaaaaaatcCATCTAAATTTTTGGAAACtagttttctaaaattttaaccctaaatataaatttacctttatatttcaatttttggaattatttgatttgaagagATAGTAAtagttaaaacaattaaataaataaaccaatttcttatctaaataaattaatgtgtaTCAATGCCTAATATCTGTAACTAACTAAATAATACCAAATtaacttgttaatttttattaagaaatcttttttattagattaaatttaggAAAAACTAGTTGATTagtaaaattttgaatcaattaGAAATTAGAAATGATTAGAGATTCATATTTGTTTGTTggattaaaattttccattaggATTGACTCAATTACCATGAAACTTGTAATTATTCATTATccattacaatttatttttaaaattctaagacattaatatgtttaattaatttcactTGGAACTACCTGAATTTACAATAAAGTAGGTGGACAGTTTTTAGTTTTTGGGATGAGtaagggttatttaaataacttatatttaaaaatatcatttaacacttttttttaaatatcattaaaattattaaacaaaatactaaaatatcttatattttaaatttttatttttttatttgtatattaatatacttaaagtaattttactaaaaatattatatacctcttcaaaataattattttcaaataacacaaattataattttaactcaaattcgaataaattcgTCAAGTTTAATGAagatagtttatttatttatttatatatatatatatatatatatatatatatataataatcacttatttctataaaattatttttatatttatgtaaaaaaataataattataataagttaaaatatgaaatattgtttgatgggataaataattctaattattacattaatttaatattattctatatgattttata
This is a stretch of genomic DNA from Impatiens glandulifera chromosome 4, dImpGla2.1, whole genome shotgun sequence. It encodes these proteins:
- the LOC124935422 gene encoding uncharacterized protein LOC124935422, which gives rise to MELFARSFQHIHATIKFDDTFKINELPTYSISLHMITIKEEWSRSIEGQLMIDEEDIGPEVWTNLEHIQRHEIAMYVQEWLRESDVQLNGRKKVGEKINNILRECPIMCYFSFCARLEYDIDEIMDENKSMASDREEKDMCAICLENYNVGDEINSMHHCPHQFHYGCIKNWMKINNSCPLCREPILSYMY